The following coding sequences lie in one Fusarium poae strain DAOMC 252244 chromosome 1, whole genome shotgun sequence genomic window:
- a CDS encoding hypothetical protein (TransMembrane:1 (o29-50i)) → MHLDAPIPRGRKPGSLLQRRQSPGAGQNMVFVILGSLAAIVLAGTLVICIRKSRADKKKLKGTQEANKGGILKWLNTAGATIDRNTSIRSVLTLPAYRQSANHNEQVLGREGERDGVDVIIDLPTAEAEEEARNEEMETMYQIRLARRQAIAEREERRERRREARLRNDYRELEAIRAETRAANEDNTISELRTTVDQLKDNRQRSVSSVSYADVGVARHDGTRIRANSTESERVGLLSDAASMQSGHQRGRSFSSAASHDDDFSSLAPARSRGASIRSGSADGRAGSSPELVEADLGDEAMPPPEYEDIPLNDDQSSIHGPPPNYPGPDQSAPQGTQQTAEQDLGSDWQMADAPAISRHHRNSSRNGEGNGEAPQLPSLSIPQLPEIVIEPSSAHPRDGERTPQR, encoded by the exons ATGCACCTGGACGCTCCAATACCGCGTGGCCGGAAGCCTGGGAGCTTACTACAACGCCGGCAATCACCGGGAGCTGGCCAGAACATGGTATTTGTT ATTCTTGGTAGTCTCGCTGCTATAGTCTTGGCGGGGACCTTGGTTATCTGCATAAGAAAGTCCCGTgcggacaagaagaagctcaagggcaCACAAGAGGCAAATAAGGGAGGCATTCTTAAGTGGCT CAATACTGCCGGCGCAACCATCGATAGGAACACTTCGATCCGCTCCGTGCTTACTCTACCCGCATACCGACAGAGTGCTAACCACAACGAGCAAGTCTTGGGAAGAGAGGGCGAGCGAGATGGCGTTGACGTTATTATCGACTTGCCAACTGCAGAAGCAGAGGAGGAAGCACGAAATGAAGAGATGGAGACAATGTACCAAATAAGATTGGCCAGAAGACAGGCCATTGCAGAGCGAGAGGAGCGGAGAGAACGCCGCAGAGAGGCACGACTTCGAAACGACTATCGCGAGCTGGAAGCCATTAGAGCCGAAACCCGGGCTGCGAATGAGGACAACACCATTAGTGAACTGCGAACGACTGTGGACCAGCTCAAAGACAACCGGCAGAGATCCGTATCAAGTGTGTCATACGCAGACGTGGGCGTTGCACGTCACGATGGAACGAGAATCAGAGCCAATAGTACCGAGAGCGAACGTGTTGGTTTGCTATCTGATGCTGCGAGTATGCAATCAGGACACCAACGCGGGCGAAGCTTTAGTTCTGCCGCTAGCCACGACGACGACTTTTCGAGTCTTGCCCCTGCGCGCTCGCGGGGAGCTTCTATCCGATCAGGCAGCGCAGATGGTAGAGCTGGGTCGAGCCCCGAGCTGGTAGAAGCAGATCTTGGTGACGAAGCGATGCCTCCTCCAGAGTACGAGGACATACCGCTTAACGACGACCAATCTTCAATTCACGGTCCCCCGCCCAACTATCCCGGCCCTGACCAGTCTGCACCGCAGGGAACGCAGCAAACTGCAGAGCAAGATCTGGGATCGGATTGGCAAATGGCTGACGCACCAGCCATTAGCAGACATCACAGAAACAGTTCTCGCAACGGTGAAGGCAATGGCGAAGCTCCGCAACTACCAAGTTTAAGCATACCCCAGTTGCCTGAAATCGTTATTGAACCATCGAGCGCACACCCACGAGACGGCGAACGGACACCACAGCGATGA
- a CDS encoding hypothetical protein (BUSCO:36543at5125) → MATRQGEENVATLFADIHYFYGPEHVKPRHHRFDKGSYVYLFENANERRCRIEIANQPGTEDQDAFEGYLDQAHVRYSYKQHCAVTLTGPEAVADQNEWHLPTYDPHNQNKYHYQLHSLDIYFWTQQDALQFVNGVRRVVPPSHVEVLDEPGPPPQPAPMSAVVQQLENVAISDPQYGSAAPNFAPPPTAPAPAPAPSSEAPSAPASFVPMAYNPAAPAAPETIQHREKTPPPDEDPLNPLAVAVAYDYHKQPFTPGMPPPSQFPPGGVTSPGLPPPQFGQHPGLQRAATMPAQALGSPYGATFPGSPGFVSPPPPPQTQPPAQAQPHAQPTPPATNSGLPPPPPGGFAQYTYTQQQQQAPAQAGSEYSIHQQLYRPTQTELANSEIHGFQPKTSEPRGKLEENAGRLERGVTGMLRKFEKKFG, encoded by the exons ATGGCAACGCGACAAGGAGAGGAGAATGTTGCGACACT TTTTGCAGACATTCATTACTTTTATGGTCCAGAGCATGTAAAGCCCAGGCATCACAGGTTCGACAAGGGTTCTTATGTCTATCTCTTTGAGAATGCGAACGAGCGCCGATGTCGCATCGAGATTGCCAACCAGCCGGGTACTGAAGATCAGGATGCTTTCGAAGGAT ATCTCGACCAAGCGCACGTTCGATATTCCTACAAGCAACACTGCGCTGTCACCTTGACCGGCCCTGAAGCTGTTGCTGACCAAAACGAATGGCACCTACCGACATATGATCCTCATAACCAAAACAAATACCACTACCAACTCCACTCGCTCGACATCTATTTTTGGACGCAACAAGATGCACTCCAGTTTGTTAATGGCGTCCGGAGAGTCGTTCCACCCTCACACGTTGAGGTCTTGGACGAACCAGGCCCACCTCCTCAACCTGCGCCCATGAGCGCCGTCGTTCAGCAACTGGAAAACGTTGCCATCTCAGATCCTCAATACGGATCTGCCGCTCCGAACTTTGCGCCTCCTCCTACTGCCCCGGCCCCGGCCCCGGCTCCATCCTCTGAAGCCCCATCAGCTCCTGCCAGTTTTGTCCCGATGGCCTACAACCCGGCCGCTCCAGCCGCTCCGGAGACAATCCAGCATCGAGAAAAGACACCCCCTCCGGATGAGGACCCCCTTAACCCGCTTGCGGTTGCTGTCGCATACGATTATCACAAGCAGCCCTTCACACCGGGTATGCCACCGCCGTCTCAATTCCCTCCTGGAGGCGTAACAAGCCCAGGGTTGCCTCCACCACAGTTCGGTCAGCACCCTGGACTCCAAAGAGCTGCCACAATGCCTGCTCAAGCTCTGGGAAGTCCATACGGCGCAACCTTCCCAGGCTCGCCTGGATTTGTATCTCCGCCACCACCTCCACAAACTCAACCTCCAGCACAAGCCCAACCCCACGCACAACCGACACCACCTGCGACTAACTCAGGATtgcctccaccaccaccagggGGCTTTGCGCAGTACACATACAcccagcaacagcagcaggcACCAGCCCAAGCAGGATCAGAATACAGCATTCATCAGCAACTCTATCGCCCTACGCAAACAGAACTGGCAAACTCGGAAATACATGGCTTCCAGCCCAAAACATCGGAGCCACGAGGTAAACTTGAGGAGAATGCGGGACGTTTAGAACGTGGTGTAACGGGCATGTTGAGAAAGTTTGAGAAGAAGTTTGGATAG
- a CDS encoding hypothetical protein (BUSCO:13297at5125) yields the protein MVTTDISEEQPPLQTVKETTVTENENKDVSEVVSQNGEDGAFKTLKYSLLGPSLLKAGQDKVDQTKVSEIIYNASKGSKFFNREEERDKTLTQKIEQIIARKAQLEKRDLTRDLRNADRFIAELELTRDLTQHIVHVDCDAFYAAVEQLDRPEIKDLPFAVGGGVLTTCNYVARKFGCRSGMAGFVAKKLCPNLILLKPNFQKYTAKAHEVREVLVNYDPRFESASIDEAYLNITEYCQEHQMGPAEVVEQMRREVHQRTNITVSAGIAANAKLAKICSNMNKPNGQYVLPSDRPTILAFMRDLPTRKVNGIGRVLERELLEIGIKTCGDLYEHRQYLNPLFGEKTSEFLFTCYLGLGRNKIQPAEEYERKSVGTESTFRDMSDPTQLREKLRSTAEDLEQDMKRAECKGRTLCLKVKLHTFEVFTRQAVLPRAIWLADDLYNYALPILAKLEQDMPGMRLRLMGLRCTHLVKTKKPDTMAFFGFKPRRTNSEERKAEGALKRKADDDGEWEQWPDADFQLDDADGLLEGSSSNQDTPEQSPGRRHGKEIAPNPTKEDIVEEQWWDCPICSRPQPANERQFNEHIDHCLSRQTIREAIQADGSSIRRDPTPESKRPRTIDKKKGKSKAPDPKQKQLFFG from the exons ATGGTAACGACTGATATCTCGGAGGAGCAGCCTCCATTACAGACTGTAAAGGAAACCACAGTGACTGAGAATGAGAACAAAGACGTCAGCGAAGTTGTTTCTCAGAATGGCGAAGACGGTGCCTTCAAAACACTCAAGTATTCCCTTCTAGGGCCGTCTCTCCTCAAGGCGGGACAGGATAAGGTCGACCAAACCAAG GTTTCTGAAATCATCTATAATGCATCAAAGGGCTCCAAATTCTTCAATCgcgaagaagaaagagataaGACTTTAACCCAAAAGATCGAACAAATCATTGCTCGCAAGGCCCAATTGGAGAAAAGAGACCTTACCCGCGACTTGCGCAACGCTGATCGTTTCATTGCCGAGCTTGAGCTTACCCGTGACCTGACCCAGCATATAGTACATGTTGATTGCGACGCCTTTTATGCAGCGGTTGAGCAGCTCGATCGCCCTGAGATAAAGGATCTACCGTTTGCTGTCGGTGGTGGTGTCTTGACTACATGCAATTATGTTGCCCGCAAGTTTGGTTGTCGATCAGGTATGGCTGGCTTCGTAGCCAAGAAGCTATGTCCGAACTTGATCCTCCTCAAACCCAACTTTCAAAAGTACACCGCCAAAGCACATGAGGTCCGGGAAGTTCTTGTCAACTACGATCCACGCTTCGAGAGTGCTTCGATCGATGAGGCATATCTGAACATCACAGAGTACTGCCAGGAACACCAAATGGGCCCAGCGGAAGTTGTCGAACAGATGAGGAGAGAAGTTCACCAAAGAACAAACATCACTGTCTCGGCCGGTATCGCGGCCAATGCAAAACTTGCAAAGATTTGCTCGAATATGAACAAGCCCAATGGACAATACGTTCTACCCAGCGACAGACCCACCATCTTGGCCTTCATGCGCGACCTTCCAACGCGGAAAGTAAATGGCATAGGCCGAGTGCTTGAAAGAGAACTTTTAGAAATCGGCATCAAGACTTGTGGTGATCTTTACGAGCATCGACAATACTTGAACCCGCTGTTTGGTGAGAAAACTTCCGAGTTTCTATTCACATGCTATCTGGGACTTGGCCGCAACAAAATCCAACCCGCGGAAGAATATGAGCGCAAGAGTGTGGGTACTGAAAGTACGTTCCGCGACATGTCTGATCCAACGCAACTTCGTGAAAAGCTACGATCCACAGCCGAAGATTTAGAGCAGGATATGAAGCGTGCCGAGTGCAAGGGTCGAACCTTATGCCTCAAGGTGAAGCTTCATACTTTTGAAGTTTTCACCCGCCAGGCCGTCCTTCCTAGGGCCATATGGCTCGCTGATGACCTGTATAACTATGCCCTCCCTATTCTCGCTAAGCTGGAGCAAGATATGCCCGGTATGAGGCTGCGATTGATGGGTCTGCGCTGCACGCATCTCGTCAAAACAAAGAAGCCCGACACTATGGCTTTCTTTGGCTTCAAGCCTCGACGTACAAATTCTGAAGAACGGAAAGCGGAAGGAGCCCTGAAAAGGAAAGCAGATGACGATGGAGAATGGGAACAATGGCCAGATGCCGATTTTCAACTTGACGACGCAGATGGTCTTCTTGAAGGTTCTTCCAGTAACCAGGACACTCCTGAGCAGTCGCCAGGTCGCAGACATGGCAAGGAGATTGCTCCCAATCCCACCAAAGAGGATATTGTCGAAGAGCAATGGTGGGATTGCCCTATATGCAGTAGGCCGCAGCCTGCCAATGAACGTCAATTCAATGAACATATCGACCATTGCTTGTCGAGGCAGACGATTCGCGAGGCTATCCAAGCGGATGGTTCATCAATAAGGCGCGACCCGACACCAGAAAGTAAAAGGCCACGAACGAtagacaagaagaagggaaagtCAAAGGCACCAGATCCCAAACAGAAACAGCTGTTCTTTGGATAG
- a CDS encoding hypothetical protein (TransMembrane:10 (i35-56o96-116i331-352o364-384i396-416o463-482i502-524o530-547i640-659o665-685i)), translating to MFEFIKNRWQDLRDEHPRLDAVATKVWMIVPPINFITIHYAYFIFGSLIFSVIFWGSSHPSQSIPYIDCLFLVVSSFCDTGLNTVNLSELTTWQQVLLYILFIIGSALWVSFWTVMARKHAFEKRFEDIVRAEREARKRRAALRRSKPLGKFLTFDKYKSSPASTGASTVLPGLGTKQKSVTEKNDTNANDLFTTTKPIRRAVTAPEDSRSSDSDDNDSNRTHVAASSRIPPPTSGSGDHIQFADNLSPRNGDRDSISIYRRNDDNELDRHPSAASVADSDESEDFLLHWKKILGSHNTSKRGQFYDLSSDEREALGGCEYRALKVMSVTVPLYGFAWQAICGIALGAWINNNRPSAATVNGQNPWWCGIFLSASAFNNAGMSLNDAGMSAFQDGYFVLIVVGILILAGNTAYPLLLRFSLWCSLRLLQLTTQPKTLGPWKETIEFILKYPRRVYTTLFPSGATWWLFLVIFVINTIDWVAFEVLNIGNKVVESMPVSDRIIAGWFQAIAVRAAGFAVVSIGSLYPAVQLLYMIMMYVSVYPVSITMRHSNVYEERSLGIYEDDPQVLEAENGTGHLPPISEVPEKPALRRRVTAAAQKTVKKSMTFHGVGVRPPPKGPDDNSRISFIAQQMRGQLAHDLWWLILPVLIIMIIETDNFIEQPLAYSIFNVLFEVISAYGCVGLSVGAPGQSYSLAGGMHRGSKFVLCLVILRGRHRGLPVALDKAVRLPGEKLAREEEEDSKIRRTNTMFRMASRETRAV from the exons ATGTTTGAATTCATTAAGAATCGTTGGCAGGACCTCCGCGACGAGCATCCGCGCCTTGATGCGGTAGCCACAAAGGTCTGGATGATAGTTCCGcccatcaacttcatcaccATTCACTACGCCTATTTCATTTTCGGCTCACTCATATTCTCTGTTATTTTCTGGGGATCGAGTCATCCAAGTCAAAGCATTCCCTATATCGATTGTCTATTCCTCGTCGTGTCCTCCTTTTGTGATACAGGCTTGAACACAGTTAACCTTTCCGAACTCACAACATGGCAGCAGGTTCTGCTATACATTCTGTTCATCATCGGAAGTGCACTTTGGGTCTCGTTTTGGACTGTTATGGCACGAAAACATGCCTTTGAGAAACGTTTCGAGGATATCGTTAGGGCGGAACGAGAGGCGAGGAAGCGACGCGCTGCATTGAGGCGCTCCAAACCACTTGGGAAATTCCTCACATTCGACAAGTACAAATCATCGCCTGCATCTACAGGAGCCTCTACTGTGCTACCAGGACTGGGCACCAAACAGAAAAGCGTGACCGAGAAAAATGACACAAACGCAAACGATCTGTTTACCACGACTAAACCTATACGCCGAGCAGTGACAGCTCCCGAGGATTCTAGATCCTCCGACTCAGATGACAATGACAGCAACAGAACACACGTGGCAGCATCATCACGTATACCTCCTCCAACTTCTGGTTCCGGTGATCATATACAGTTTGCTGATAACTTATCACCCCGAAATGGCGACAGAGACAGTATCTCTATTTACAGACGAAATGACGACAACGAACTCGACCGACATCCCTCAGCAGCATCTGTAGCCGATAGCGACGAATCAGAAGACTTTCTTTTACACTGGAAGAAGATCCTTGGCAGCCACAACACAAGCAAGAGAGGACAGTTCTACGACCTTTCGTCCGATGAGCGTGAAGCCTTGGGTGGTTGTGAGTACCGTGCGCTCAAGGTCATGTCTGTCACTGTCCCTCTTTATGGCTTTGCATGGCAGGCCATATGCGGTATTGCCTTGGGTGCTTGGATAAACAACAATCGGCCGTCCGCGGCGACAGTGAATGGCCAGAATCCTTGGTGGTGTGGCATCTTCCTTTCTGCTTCGGCATTCAACAATGCAGGCATGTCACTCAACGACGCAGGCATGTCGGCTTTTCAAGACGGTTACTTTGTCTTGATTGTTGTTGGTATCTTGATCTTAGCTGGTAACACAGCCTACCCTCTGCTTCTAAGATTTTCCCTCTGGTGCAGTCTCCGACTGTTACAATTGACGACTCAGCCCAAGACACTTGGGCCATGGAAGGAGACCATCGAATTCATTCTCAAGTACCCCCGTCGAGTTTACACGACCCTTTTCCCATCGGGTGCAACCTGGTGGTTGTTCCTTGTCATTTTTGTCATCAACACAATCGACTGGGTGGCTTTTGAAGTTTTGAATATTGGTAATAAGGTCGTGGAGAGCATGCCTGTATCTGACCGCATCATTGCTGGATGGTTCCAAGCAATCG CTGTTCGCGCTGCTGGCTTCGCTGTTGTTTCCATTGGAAGTCTTTACCCTGCTGTTCAGCTGCTGTACATGATCATGATGTATGTTTCCGTGTATCCCGTTTCGATCACGATGCGTCACTCCAATGTCTATGAAGAGCGATCTCTCGGCATCTACGAGGATGACCCGCAAGTCTTGGAAGCAGAAAACGGAACAGGTCATCTTCCCCCAATCTCAGAAGTTCCAGAAAAACCGGCGCTGCGACGAAGAGTCACAGCTGCAGCTCAGAAAACAGTAAAGAAATCCATGACCTTCCATGGTGTTGGTGTGCGGCCCCCGCCTAAAGGACCGGACGACAATTCTCGTATTTCATTCATTGCCCAGCAGATGCGTGGACAGCTTGCGCACGATCTGTGGTGGCTTATTCTCCCTGTCCTTATCATCATGATTATCGAAACCGACAACTTTATCGAACAGCCTCTTGCTTACAGCATCTTTAACGTGCTGTTCGAGGTTATTTCTGCCTATGGTTGTGTTGGATTGTCTGTCGGAGCCCCAGGTCAAAGCTACAGCCTGGCAGGAGGCATGCACAGGGGCAGTAAATTCGTGCTCTGTTTGGTCATCCTTCGAGGTCGACACCGCGGTCTTCCTGTTGCGTTGGATAAGGCTGTCCGGCTACCAGGTGAGAAGCTGGCTcgtgaagaggaagaagactcAAAAATTAGAAGAACAAACACAATGTTCAGGATGGCCAGTCGAGAGACTAGGGCGGTCTAA
- the FPR2 gene encoding Peptidyl-prolyl cis-trans isomerase fpr2 (SECRETED:SignalP(1-19)): protein MKAALFLSALASAAVGVVAEELKIDVTLPVVCERKTQRGDKVHMHYRGTLKDSGKQFDASYDRGTPLSFKVGSGQVIKGWDEGLLDMCIGEKRVLTIPPEFGYGQRAIGPIPAGSTLVFETELVGIDGVPKPEKIETKVVEGAESAAEAISEATEAAATASEKVAGKVAEAIIDAAKAAKTIIADTDDAPEHEEL, encoded by the exons ATGAAGGCTGCTCTCTTCCTTTCCGCTCTCGCCTCAGCCGCCGTTGGCGTTGTTGCTGAGGAGCTCAAGATCGATGTTACTCTTCCCGTTGTTTGCGAGCGCAAGACACAGAGGGGAGACAAGGTCCACATGCACTACCGTGGAACCCTCAAGGACTCGGGCAAGCAGTTCGATGCTA GCTACGATCGCGGTACTCCCCTTTCCTTCAAGGTCGGTTCTGGCCAGGTTATCAAGGG ATGGGACGAGGGTCTTCTTGACATGTGTATTGGTGAGAAGCG AGTCCTCACCATCCCCCCTGAGTTCGGCTACGGCCAGCGAGCCATTGGCCCTATCCCCGCCGGCTCTACCCTAG TTTTCGAGACAGAGCTCGTCGGAATTGACGGCGTCCCCAAACCCGAGAAGATCGAGACCAAGGTCGTCGAAGGCGCCGAGTCTGCCGCCGAGGCCATCAGCGAGGCTACCGAGGCTGCCGCGACAGCTTCTGAGAAGGTTGCCGGCAAGGTTGCTGAGGCCATTATCGATGCTGCTAAAGCTGCCAAGACCATTATCGCTGATACCGATGACGCTCCCGAGCACGAGGAGCTGTAA
- a CDS encoding hypothetical protein (BUSCO:58572at5125) translates to MADTTEQQQQQPKLVDDSPISPVERRNSLEAHLKHRPERSELVEKNILPASTAAPGLQAHQKELEKHMLEDKLNDKISHRPDPESLIKEGVLHDDPRSVAQDEAAKKYDEAIEDEYAKREGGA, encoded by the exons ATGGCCGACACTAccgagcagcagcagcagcagcccaAGCTCGTTGATGACTCTCCCATCTCCCCTGTCGAACGACGGAACTCGTTGGAGGCCCATCTCAAGCACCGTCCCGAACGCTCCGAGCTCGTCGAGA AGAACATCCTTCCGGCTTCTACCGCAGCACCAGGCCTCCAAGCACACCAGAAGGAG CTCGAGAAGCACATGCTCGAGGATAAGCTCAACGACAAGATCTCGCACCGCCCAGACCCCGAGTCTCTCATCAAGGAGGGTGTTCTCCACGACGACCCGCGCTCTGTGGCTCAGGACGAGGCTGCGAAGAAGTACGACGAGGCCATTGAAGACGAGTATGCCAAGCGTGAGGGTGGCGCCTGA